The following are encoded in a window of Paraburkholderia sp. HP33-1 genomic DNA:
- a CDS encoding paraquat-inducible protein A, with translation MEHDNLIACHECDTLFRKPTLVGRTVARCPRCGATLYLGVSRKLDVICALTLAALITFVIAQGFPIVELETNGITSQTTLFGALVALWGEDMEIVAVMVFCSTILFPLTELVALLYVLVPLRAGYVPAHFNRVLRAIQFVRPWGMIEVFMLGVLVTIVKMVSLARVIPEAALFAFGALTLMFAVVVTFDPRVLWDVADEIGARGDRPLPRTSREG, from the coding sequence ATGGAACATGACAACCTGATCGCGTGCCATGAATGCGATACGCTGTTCCGCAAGCCAACGCTTGTCGGGCGCACCGTCGCGCGCTGTCCGCGCTGCGGCGCGACGCTCTATCTCGGCGTCTCGCGCAAGCTCGACGTGATCTGCGCGCTGACGCTCGCCGCGCTGATCACGTTCGTGATCGCCCAGGGCTTTCCGATCGTCGAACTCGAAACCAACGGCATCACCTCGCAGACCACGCTGTTCGGCGCGCTGGTCGCGCTGTGGGGCGAGGACATGGAGATCGTCGCCGTGATGGTGTTCTGCTCGACGATCCTCTTTCCGCTCACCGAACTCGTCGCTCTGCTGTACGTGCTGGTGCCGCTGCGCGCCGGCTACGTACCCGCGCACTTCAACCGCGTGCTGCGCGCGATCCAGTTCGTGCGGCCGTGGGGCATGATCGAAGTGTTCATGCTCGGCGTGCTGGTCACGATCGTGAAGATGGTGAGCCTCGCGCGCGTGATTCCCGAGGCGGCGTTGTTCGCGTTCGGCGCGCTGACGCTCATGTTCGCGGTCGTCGTCACGTTCGATCCGCGCGTGCTGTGGGATGTCGCCGACGAGATCGGCGCGCGTGGCGACCGGCCATTGCCGCGCACGTCGCGCGAAGGATGA
- a CDS encoding paraquat-inducible protein A: protein MKYVTAKRAGLLSCHACGRVEPRDRSVTPQPCGRCGAPLHSRNPDSLMRTWALLIAAALLYIPANLLPVMHTSSLLGSEDDTIMSGVVYFWTSGDWPLAVIVFIASILVPMLKLTVLVLLTVTAQRRSRWRPQQRTTLYRMVERIGRWSMLDVFVVTLTVALVRFKSLAVITAGPGAIAFGSVVILTMLASMQFDPRLIWDPVEGSTPTPQDLHHD from the coding sequence ATGAAATACGTCACCGCGAAACGCGCCGGCCTGCTGTCCTGCCATGCGTGCGGACGCGTCGAACCGCGCGACCGCTCGGTCACGCCGCAGCCCTGCGGCCGCTGCGGCGCGCCGCTGCACTCGCGCAATCCCGACAGCCTGATGCGCACATGGGCACTGCTGATCGCCGCGGCGCTGCTGTATATTCCGGCGAACCTGCTGCCGGTGATGCACACGTCGTCGCTGCTCGGCTCCGAGGACGACACGATCATGAGCGGCGTCGTCTATTTCTGGACCTCCGGCGACTGGCCGCTCGCGGTGATCGTGTTCATCGCCAGCATCCTGGTGCCGATGCTGAAGCTCACGGTGCTCGTGCTGCTCACCGTCACGGCGCAGCGCCGCTCGCGCTGGCGCCCGCAGCAGCGCACGACGCTGTACCGGATGGTCGAGCGAATCGGCCGCTGGTCGATGCTCGACGTGTTCGTCGTCACGCTCACCGTGGCGCTCGTGCGCTTCAAATCGCTGGCCGTGATCACGGCCGGGCCGGGCGCGATCGCGTTCGGCTCGGTCGTGATCCTGACGATGCTGGCCTCCATGCAATTCGATCCACGACTCATCTGGGACCCCGTGGAAGGCAGTACCCCAACACCTCAGGATCTTCACCATGACTAG